In one window of Paraflavitalea soli DNA:
- the groL gene encoding chaperonin GroEL (60 kDa chaperone family; promotes refolding of misfolded polypeptides especially under stressful conditions; forms two stacked rings of heptamers to form a barrel-shaped 14mer; ends can be capped by GroES; misfolded proteins enter the barrel where they are refolded when GroES binds), producing the protein MAKQLFFDLNARNKMKNGVDILANAVKVTLGPKGRNVVIGKKFGAPAVTKDGVSVAKEIELEDPIENMGAQMVKEVASKTADIAGDGTTTATVLAQSIIAEGLKNVAAGANPMDLKRGIDKAVIAVVENLRGQSHTIGNDDARIRQVATISANNDETIGGLIAEAFGKVGNEGVITVEEAKGTDTTVEVVEGMQFDRGYISPYFVTDTAKMQAVLDNPYLLLCDRKVSSMKDLLPVLEKTAQTGRPLLIVAEDLEGEALATLVVNKVRGTLKVAAVKAPGFGDRRKELLQDIAILTGGTVISEEQGYKLDAADLNLLGSAESITVDKDNTVIVGGKGDKQAIQARITQIKGQVANTTSDYDKEKLQERLAKLTGGVAVLYIGAATEVEMKEKKDRVDDALHATRAAIQEGIVAGGGTAYIRAITSLNSLKVTNEDEQTGVGIIKRALEEPLRQIVQNSGQEGSIVVQKVKEGEKDFGFNARTGTYERLLQAGVIDPTKVSRIAIENAASIAALLLTTECVVADRPKKEVAASPASGGMDMEY; encoded by the coding sequence ATGGCAAAACAACTTTTTTTTGACCTCAACGCCCGTAATAAAATGAAAAATGGCGTTGACATTTTGGCAAATGCGGTAAAAGTAACATTAGGTCCCAAAGGCCGCAACGTAGTCATCGGGAAGAAATTCGGGGCACCAGCTGTCACCAAAGACGGTGTTAGTGTGGCAAAAGAGATCGAATTGGAAGATCCCATCGAAAACATGGGGGCACAAATGGTAAAAGAAGTGGCGTCCAAAACGGCTGACATTGCCGGGGATGGAACAACTACAGCTACCGTATTGGCACAATCGATCATTGCAGAAGGACTCAAAAATGTGGCGGCAGGCGCCAATCCCATGGATCTGAAAAGGGGTATCGACAAGGCTGTAATAGCCGTAGTGGAAAACCTGCGCGGGCAGTCTCATACCATTGGTAATGATGATGCAAGGATCCGGCAGGTAGCAACGATTTCTGCCAACAACGATGAAACGATCGGCGGGCTGATTGCGGAAGCGTTTGGCAAGGTTGGCAATGAAGGAGTTATAACTGTGGAGGAAGCTAAAGGTACGGATACCACCGTGGAAGTAGTTGAAGGGATGCAGTTTGACCGCGGATATATTTCACCCTACTTTGTAACTGATACGGCAAAAATGCAGGCTGTGCTGGATAATCCCTACCTCCTGTTATGTGACCGGAAAGTATCTTCGATGAAAGACCTGCTTCCTGTGTTGGAAAAAACAGCACAAACTGGCCGCCCATTGCTTATTGTGGCTGAAGACCTGGAAGGTGAAGCATTGGCCACATTGGTCGTGAACAAGGTACGCGGCACATTGAAAGTTGCTGCGGTGAAAGCGCCTGGCTTCGGCGATCGCCGGAAAGAGTTATTGCAGGATATTGCGATCCTTACAGGCGGTACGGTTATAAGTGAAGAACAGGGGTATAAGCTCGACGCTGCTGATCTCAACCTGCTCGGCTCTGCGGAATCGATCACGGTGGATAAAGACAATACGGTGATCGTAGGTGGTAAAGGAGACAAGCAGGCCATCCAGGCGCGGATCACACAGATCAAAGGGCAGGTAGCAAACACCACGTCGGATTACGATAAAGAGAAACTACAGGAACGATTGGCTAAACTCACGGGGGGAGTGGCCGTACTCTACATCGGCGCGGCCACTGAAGTAGAAATGAAGGAGAAAAAAGACCGGGTTGACGATGCGCTGCACGCAACCCGGGCTGCTATCCAGGAAGGCATTGTGGCGGGCGGTGGTACAGCCTATATACGTGCAATAACATCGCTCAATTCCCTGAAAGTTACTAATGAGGATGAGCAAACAGGCGTGGGGATCATAAAAAGAGCACTGGAAGAACCGTTGCGCCAGATAGTACAAAACAGCGGGCAGGAAGGCAGCATTGTAGTGCAAAAAGTAAAAGAAGGGGAGAAAGACTTTGGCTTCAATGCCCGGACAGGTACTTATGAACGGCTGCTGCAGGCTGGCGTCATTGATCCCACTAAAGTATCCCGGATAGCCATAGAAAACGCGGCCTCTATCGCTGCGCTGTTACTTACTACGGAATGTGTAGTTGCTGACAGGCCCAAAAAAGAAGTGGCGGCAAGCCCGGCTTCCGGAGGTATGGACATGGAGTATTAG
- a CDS encoding co-chaperone GroES → MANNLKAVPLHDRVIIKPAKAAEKTTGGIIIPDTAKEKPLTGVVLAAGPGKKDEPVTVKAGDLVLFGKYAGTEFRYENEELLIMRESDILAIV, encoded by the coding sequence ATGGCAAACAATTTAAAGGCAGTTCCATTACACGACCGCGTGATCATTAAACCTGCTAAAGCAGCAGAGAAAACAACAGGGGGAATTATCATCCCCGACACGGCAAAAGAAAAACCGCTTACAGGCGTCGTACTTGCTGCCGGCCCGGGTAAAAAAGATGAGCCGGTTACCGTGAAAGCAGGTGACCTTGTGCTATTCGGTAAATATGCCGGAACAGAATTCCGCTATGAGAACGAAGAATTGCTGATCATGCGGGAAAGTGACATTCTTGCGATCGTGTAA
- a CDS encoding COG1470 family protein, whose amino-acid sequence MQGRHIGSLLVPAILFSLSSFIPPSRGKTSQSNPSTFTARLINLEATAKETFRFNASLHNSTPRAIIYTFRADMPAGWNLAFRVDGMQVTSFKADSNRTQDITIELTPTPDAKPGTYPIPVTATGESDTLSLKLEAVVKGSYGMELTTPTGLLSGEITEGKRESIHLTLRNTGTLPLEGLELAAQAPAKWDALFEPAKVERLEPGKSIDVVANLKVPEKTIAGDYVTTFSARNNNTNATALFRTTVTTSWLAGWMGVLVILAAVAVIYTLIRKYGRR is encoded by the coding sequence ATGCAGGGCCGCCATATAGGCTCATTGCTTGTTCCGGCCATCCTCTTTTCCCTTTCTTCCTTCATCCCGCCATCGCGCGGCAAGACATCTCAGAGTAATCCATCGACATTTACAGCACGGCTGATCAACCTGGAGGCAACTGCCAAAGAGACCTTCCGGTTCAACGCCTCCCTGCACAATTCCACCCCACGCGCCATCATCTACACCTTCCGCGCCGATATGCCTGCCGGGTGGAACCTGGCTTTCCGCGTTGACGGCATGCAGGTAACTTCTTTCAAGGCCGATTCGAACCGTACGCAGGACATTACCATCGAATTGACACCGACCCCTGATGCGAAGCCGGGAACGTATCCAATCCCGGTAACGGCAACTGGCGAATCCGATACCCTGTCCCTGAAGCTCGAAGCCGTAGTAAAAGGATCTTATGGCATGGAGTTAACTACTCCCACCGGCCTGCTCAGCGGCGAGATCACCGAGGGAAAACGCGAATCTATCCATCTCACGCTCAGGAACACCGGTACACTGCCACTGGAAGGGCTGGAACTTGCTGCGCAGGCCCCTGCCAAATGGGACGCCCTGTTTGAACCTGCCAAAGTAGAAAGACTGGAGCCCGGCAAAAGCATCGATGTGGTTGCCAACCTGAAGGTCCCGGAGAAAACCATTGCCGGTGATTATGTGACTACTTTCTCCGCCCGCAATAACAATACCAATGCTACCGCCCTGTTCCGCACCACCGTCACCACCTCGTGGCTGGCCGGATGGATGGGCGTACTCGTTATCCTGGCAGCCGTTGCAGTTATTTACACATTGATCAGAAAATACGGAAGAAGATAA
- a CDS encoding ABC transporter ATP-binding protein yields the protein MEQPIIELAGLTKRYGSLKAVDQLDLQIRPGEIYGLLGPNGAGKTTTILMMLGLTEPTSGVAKVCGINATTHPIAVKRKVGYMPDNVGFYDSMTAIDNLLYIARLSGVPESEVKDRARDMMELVGLGDAMYRKAGAYSRGMKQRLGLADVLIRQPAVIILDEPTLGIDPSGVKDFLGLIRQLSREQGITVLLSSHHLYQVQQVCDRVGIFVGGRLLADGDVETLSRQLFSADHFVTRITLAAAPPPHSDLLPALQAMAGVQNVTIDGLTIQVSSSRNMTPDLVRFFVGKEIDIMGVHKKEYGLEEIYQRYFENNITDYEKDGKSSGLFQRTFFRKVKK from the coding sequence ATGGAACAACCTATCATTGAACTGGCAGGATTGACAAAACGCTACGGTTCATTGAAGGCTGTCGATCAGCTCGACCTGCAGATCAGGCCGGGCGAGATCTATGGCCTGCTTGGACCTAACGGGGCCGGAAAGACTACCACCATCCTGATGATGCTGGGACTTACAGAACCTACCTCAGGTGTTGCCAAAGTATGTGGTATCAATGCCACTACCCATCCGATAGCTGTGAAACGAAAAGTTGGTTACATGCCCGACAATGTGGGCTTTTACGACAGCATGACCGCTATCGACAACCTTCTTTATATCGCCCGCCTTAGCGGCGTACCAGAGAGTGAGGTAAAGGACCGCGCCCGCGATATGATGGAACTCGTAGGATTGGGTGATGCCATGTACAGGAAGGCCGGAGCCTATTCCCGTGGCATGAAGCAAAGGCTTGGCCTCGCTGATGTACTGATCAGGCAGCCGGCCGTCATTATCCTCGACGAGCCAACCCTGGGCATCGATCCCAGCGGGGTAAAGGATTTCCTTGGGCTTATCAGGCAACTTAGCCGTGAGCAGGGAATTACCGTTCTGTTGTCTTCTCACCATCTCTACCAGGTGCAGCAGGTCTGTGATCGCGTGGGCATCTTTGTAGGCGGCAGATTACTGGCAGACGGCGATGTGGAAACGCTCTCGCGACAGCTGTTTTCAGCTGACCACTTTGTTACCCGTATCACCCTGGCAGCAGCGCCGCCGCCTCATTCGGACCTGTTACCTGCCCTGCAGGCTATGGCGGGCGTACAAAATGTTACAATCGACGGCCTTACCATCCAGGTAAGCTCCTCTCGGAATATGACGCCAGACCTTGTACGCTTTTTTGTAGGTAAAGAAATCGATATCATGGGCGTCCATAAAAAGGAATATGGCCTCGAAGAGATCTATCAACGTTATTTTGAAAATAATATAACCGATTATGAAAAGGATGGCAAATCCAGCGGTTTATTTCAACGGACTTTTTTCCGGAAGGTTAAAAAATAG